Within Ralstonia pickettii DTP0602, the genomic segment CCAGCACGATGCGCTGGACGCGTTGGCGACGGCCATCACCAGCACCCCGGTGAACTGGATTCTGGATGCGGATATTCGGAGCTTTTTCGACTCGGTTAGCCAGGAATGGCTAGTCCGGTTCATTGAGCACCGGATCGGCGATCAACGCATCATTCGTCTTGTGCGCAAGTGGCTCAAGGCGGGCGTGCTGGAAGAGGGAGAGTTGAGCGTTAGTGAGACAGGTACCCCGCAGGGATCAGTGGCCTCACCACTGTTCGCGAACGTGTATTTGCACTACGTCTTTGACCTCTGGGCCAACCGGTGGCGACGGCGAGAAGCCAAAGGCAACGTCATCATCTTGCGATACGCAGATGATGTTGTGGTCGGCTTCGAGCACGAAGCTGACGCGCGGCGCTTCTGGGACGCGATGCGGCTGAGGTTGGAGGAGTTCTCGCTTGCGCTTCACCCGGACAAGACGAGGCTGCTGGAGTTCGGCCGCTATGCAGCGGTCAACCGCCAGCGTCGAGGCCTTGGCCGACCGGAGACCTTCGCCTTCTTGGGTTTCATCTTTATCTGCGGGCGATCGCGTCGCGGTGCTTTCCAGTTGCAGCGGAAGACCCGAGGTGATCGCATGCGGGCGAAGCTCAGGCAGATCAAGGAGGAACTGCGGCGACGCATGCACGATCCGATTCCTGTGCAAGGGAAATGGCTCAGCCAGGTGGTTCGCGGATACTTCGCGTACCACGCAGTACCTACGAACTCGCGGGCACTCGGCGCGTTCCGTTACCACGTCGTTGATCTCTGGCGGCGTGCGCTCCGGCGCCGCAGCCAAAAGGATCACATGACGTGGACGCGGGTCGAGCGGATCGCGGATGCCTGGCTCCCACCACCTCGAATCCTTCACCCGTGGCCCGACCGGCGTTTTGCCGTCAAACACCCAAGGTAGGAGCCCGGTGCCCGAATTGGGCACGCCGGGATCTGTGCGGGGGGTGCTCAGTAATGAGCATTCCTACCGCGATGTGCGCCGGGAGACCGGCAGTGGATAGCCCCTGGAATGGCGCACTCGTCAGGGGAAATGTGCAAGGGCCGCTGCCTGCTCCGCAGAAAATTATCCGGCGCGATGCCCGGCCGGCCCCCCTTGATATCGCCCTCGTACATCTGTGCGAACAGAAACACTGCCGTTGCTTGCCGCAGCTACGCGCGTCGTGTCGCAAATTGGTAAGTCAATGTCCTGGCCAGATATGCGTGGCAGCGTGGAACGCCAGATACTTGTCGACCAGAAAGTCGGACAGTGACAGCGAGAGCGTCCTCTTGGGACTGCGGCGCAATACATCTGCGTTCCGCACGACTTGACGTCACCACTACCGGAGATTCCGGAATCTGCTGCGGACCACAAACGGCAAAGCCGATGAGCGTGACCCGAAAGGGCGGTTTCTTTAACAACCAAAAAACCGATAAGTGTGGGCACTTGATAGCGAATGCGAAAGACTTCGGTCTGTCCGCTCAAAAGTCATCAGTGCTCACACAGCAAAACGCGACTAGATTTTCGGATTTGGTCAGTGGGTGTTCCGAGCTTAGGGGGCCGCTCGAAAGAGCGAGCAGTTGACTCACGCGTCGCCTGACCGGGACCGACACCGAAAGGTCGCCCTTCGGGGGTAATGCATCAACTACCGTCGTTCCCGCGTAGGCGGGAAGCCAGTGACTTCAAACGACGCTGGATTCCCGCCTGCGCGGGAATGACAGTAGTGGTTGATACCTTAACTGAACGGCATTACCGCCCTTCGGGGAGTTTGACGGGTGGATGAAGCTGTCCATGGCGTCAGCCGGCAGCCCATCCACCTGACTGGAGTCAGGATCGGGACAAGGCCGGCAAGAGCATTTATTCCCTGCCGCGCCGGCAAGCCACTCAGCGGGCTTCAGGTTCGAGTTCGCAATCGAGCGAGTTGACGATGCGCGCTACCCCACAATAGAACGCGCCGGTCGCGAGCAGTTCCATCAGGTGCTTCTCTCCGAAACGCTCCAGCAAGGCCTTCATGGTCGGCGCGCTCGCGCCGCTGGCATGCGTCAGGTCGTCCGCGAGCTGTAGCACCAGGGCTTCGTCAGCGTCGAACAGCGCGCCATCCCGCCCGTCCGGCAATGCGGCCAGCTGCGCCGGCGTGACGCCTTCGGCCCGCGCCATATGCACGTGGTGTCCGTATTCGTACCCGGATTCGTGCCGCAAGGCGATCTGCACGATCAGCAGCTCGCGCAGCTTGCGCGAGACGGACAGGTCGTTGCGAAGGCCGCGCGAGCAAGGCGCCCACGCCTTGGCGAGTGCGGGGGACCAGGCCATCATCCGCCAGACGTTTAGCACCGTGCCTTGCTGCTTCATCTTCTCGAAGACGTCCTTCAGTTCGGGGTCCACGGTGTCCGTATCGACCATCCTCATGCGTGCCATGCTCTTGCCTCCATCAGTTTTCAGTGTCCCGCGACAAGCGAAATTATGACGATTGGCCGGTCGGCTGCTATTGATCAGCGGTCACATAAACTTGTTCTTTTGTCTCACGCTGGCGCGCCCGCCGGGATTGAATGAAGCTGGTGTCGAAGCTGGCGTGGAACCAGTGCGCAAAGGCGCTGGCTGAGGAGAAACCGAGCATCGAGGCCGCGTCTTCCAGCGAATGGTCGCTGTCGTCGCGCAGCGTCATCGCCCGCTCGCGGCGGACGGAATCCAGCACCGACTTGAACTGCCCGCCTTCGAGGCTCAGGTGCCGGTGCAGGGTCTGCCGACTGACACCCAGGTGCTGCGCAACCTTGTCGGCCGTGCAACGGCCGCTGCCCAATAAGGCCGCGATCAGGTGGCGCACGGTTTCCTTGCACCCCGGCTTGCGTTGGCTGAGTGAGGAGTCCATGAAGCGGCGCGCGAAACTCGCGAGCCCGGTCTGCGTCGAGGTCAGTGCACGGGTCATGTCGCTTGCCGCGCAGACGATTCCGTTGAAGTCGCCGTTGAACTCGAGGCGCTTGCCGAGGAAGGAACGGTGAAAGCTCAGATCCCGTGGCGGCCGATGGGTGAAGCAAACCATACGAGGCTCCCATTTGGGCCCCAGAAGGTCGCGCAGCACCTGGAACATCACGCCGACCGTCAGCTCCATCGCCTGGCGCGTCGGGACCGACTTGCCCAATATCAATTCCTCGCGGATGACGACAACGTCGTCTTCTTCATCCACCCGGGCTAGCAGAGCGTCGCTGAGCACACGGTTGTAGCCCAGCAGCGTCTTGACCGCTCTCAGCGCCGTGCTCTCCTGCTTGATCACGAGGCTGACGGGGCCGAGTTCCCAGATATGGCGGCGGCTGGCCAGCCTGAGGCCGAACGCCTCCATGTCCGAGGTTTGCGCGCAGTGGTTCAGCAAGCGGCATACCGCCTCCATGCCGATCAGGGTCTCGCTGTCGTCGAGACACCGGCGCGGCAGGCCCGCCTTGCGCATCATCGCCAAGGGGTCGAGTCCAGCCGACTGCGCCAGATCGGCGAAGCCTGTCAGGCTGGCACTTCGAATGAGGTGGGGCTGGTCGGTGGACATTTTCAAAAGTTTTTGATCCGTTACATCTAATCAATTCTACGCGACAACGGATCAATTCTGCCGAGGCGGCGACCCGCATCATAGCTACCAGCGCGCGGCCTGCCTTCGCAGACTCCGCAGCCTACAAAGGAGAACACCATGCACTTCCTCGACGGGGCCCTGCTGCCCGAAAACCAGGAAAAACTTGTCATCACCGCCGCGCCTTATGGCCCGCAATGGGAGCCGGGCGACTTTCCCTCCGACATCCCGGTCACGATCGAGGAACAGGTGCAGAAGGCGGTGGACTGCTACAACGCCGGCGCCACCGTGCTCCATTTCCATGCTCGCGAGGACGATGGTTCTGGCTGCAAGAACCTCGACCGCTTCAACGAGCTGCTATCGCGCCTGAAGCAGGCGGTGCCCGACATGATCATCCAGGTCGGCGGCTCGATCTCGTTCGCACCGGTCGAGGAAGGCGCGCCCGCCGAGTGGCTGAGCGACGAGACGCGTCACATGCTGGCGCGCCTGAAGCCGACGCCCGAGCAGGTCACCGTGGCAGTCAACACCGGCCAGATGAACACGGTTGAGATCATGACCCCTGAGGACTGCGCGGGAACCTCGTTCGAGCGCAAGGCGGTCTACGACGCCTATGAGGAGATGATCGTTCCGGCAGGGCCCGCCTGGTTGCGCGAACACCTCGCCCAATTGGCGGCCAACGGCATCCAGCCGCACTTCCAGATCACCATGAAATCAGGCCTCGTCACCCTCGAGCGCCTGATCCGGCGTGGCCTCTACAAGGGGCCGCTCAATGTGAATTGGGTCGCGCTCAGCGGCGGCTTCGACAACCCGGACCCCTACAGCATGATGGAGTTCATTCGCCTTCTCCCCGATGGGTCGACGCTCACACTGGAATCGCTGATGCGCGCCACCCTGCCGGTCAACACCATGGCGATCGCCATGGGCCTGCACGTGCGCTGCGGGATCGAGGACACGATCTGGGGGCCCACCGGCGAGCCGATGTCCAGCGTAAAGCAGATCGAACAACTGGTGCGCATCTCGCACGAACTGGGACGGGGTGTCGCCTCGGCCCAGGAAGCGCGCGCCATCTTCAAGATCGGCACGCAGTACCAGACGACCGAGCAGACGCTCGCCGAGTTGCGTTATCCCACCGCTCGCCGTCCGGTCAGGCCGGCGCTGGCCGAACGCAAGGTGGCGCGATAAGCGACGCACGACAGTCCGCAGCGCCGACACTGCTGCCGGTTCCCGGTCTGCGCCACGAGGCACCGGGCCACTGGCCAGCCTGCAGCGAACGCACTGGTCGGCGAGCTGGCGCTGCACGCGTCGATGCCTGGAGTTAGATCGTCCGCAGTTCACCGCGTCGTGTGAAAAAAACCGAGGAGATATCCATGAATGCTAGCCTTGCGTCTTGTCGTTTCGCGCTCGGCGCGTTGTTGCTGGCCTGCTCATCGCTGGCCCAGGCCTGGCCCGAGCGGGCCATCAAGATCATCGTCCCCGCGCCTGCCGGCGGAAACATGGACGCGCCGGCTCGCCTCTTTGCCAGCTATTTGTCCAAGGAGGTTGGCCAACCTGTCATCATTGAAAACAAGGCGGGCGCCGGAGGCTCAATCGGCGTGCAGGCGATGCTGAACGCGCCTGCCGACGGCCATGTCATCCTATACACCAGCTCGAACGTGCTCACCGAAATACCGCACGTCATGAAGCCCCCCTACGACCCGATGAAGGACGTGCGGCCGGTGGCGGCGCTCACCCAGTACCGTTACGTGCTGGTCGTTGCGCAGGACTACCCCGCAAATGACCTGGCCGGCATGGCGCGGCAACTCAAGGCTGCGCCGGACAAGAGCAGCTTTGCTTCCCCGAGTCCCGGAACGATCGCGCAGCGCGGAGGTGAGATGCTCAATCTCAAACTCGGCGTGAACATGCAGCACGTGCCATATTCGGGTACTCCGCCCGCGCTGCTCGCGGTGATGTCCAATCAGGTCACGATGTGTCTGGACAGTGTCGTGACCTCGGGACCCCATCTGCAGAGCGGCAAAATCAAAGCGCTGGCCATCGCGGGCACCACCCGCTACCCCGGCATGCCGCAGGTTCCGACCTTCGCTGAACAGGGTTTTCA encodes:
- a CDS encoding RNA-directed DNA polymerase — its product is MMNGREKSDSAVLARKPANNAGKSAAEWVERRAGTKGNMGQSNTCRAQNRASVPQGLERVRRAARQRKKERFTALLHHVTIDRLRESFFALKRNAAPGVDGVTWRYYEAGLEEHLERLHAQVQSGAYRALPVRRRYIPKPDGKQRPLGIAALEDKIVQRAVVDVLNAIYEEDFLGFSYGFRPARSQHDALDALATAITSTPVNWILDADIRSFFDSVSQEWLVRFIEHRIGDQRIIRLVRKWLKAGVLEEGELSVSETGTPQGSVASPLFANVYLHYVFDLWANRWRRREAKGNVIILRYADDVVVGFEHEADARRFWDAMRLRLEEFSLALHPDKTRLLEFGRYAAVNRQRRGLGRPETFAFLGFIFICGRSRRGAFQLQRKTRGDRMRAKLRQIKEELRRRMHDPIPVQGKWLSQVVRGYFAYHAVPTNSRALGAFRYHVVDLWRRALRRRSQKDHMTWTRVERIADAWLPPPRILHPWPDRRFAVKHPR
- a CDS encoding AraC family transcriptional regulator encodes the protein MSTDQPHLIRSASLTGFADLAQSAGLDPLAMMRKAGLPRRCLDDSETLIGMEAVCRLLNHCAQTSDMEAFGLRLASRRHIWELGPVSLVIKQESTALRAVKTLLGYNRVLSDALLARVDEEDDVVVIREELILGKSVPTRQAMELTVGVMFQVLRDLLGPKWEPRMVCFTHRPPRDLSFHRSFLGKRLEFNGDFNGIVCAASDMTRALTSTQTGLASFARRFMDSSLSQRKPGCKETVRHLIAALLGSGRCTADKVAQHLGVSRQTLHRHLSLEGGQFKSVLDSVRRERAMTLRDDSDHSLEDAASMLGFSSASAFAHWFHASFDTSFIQSRRARQRETKEQVYVTADQ